A DNA window from Myripristis murdjan chromosome 19, fMyrMur1.1, whole genome shotgun sequence contains the following coding sequences:
- the tap2t gene encoding antigen peptide transporter 2 has product MRGVTAGVFALLLSDLLLWLALWAGLVLLECSSGGGLAALWALGAVKWPLLYSVTRLVADGEPQCVLHRFVALLCLLPAVFHSGRMLLEPDASLLPEPGMVLLALISSTLACVLWEIFLPSDGGMRKVDKKLSARAVLIRVLKYFRPDILYVIAAFAFLILGVICDTFIPYYQGKVVDMLSGQTLESGFFFAIGQLALVSLGSAVFSCLRGSTFMWTLSRLNKTMKLLLFHNLLQQDVHFFKENSPGSLASRLDSDVDKMGRTVALNSNVLVRSTVKTSLMLILMLRLSWKLTVLTCVEIPLLFFMQKTYITFSTELKNQIQDCQAQNKKLASQIIEGIRTVRSFKAEEDEMKRYNVALEHMGSVKRRTGIYSSVYCLLRRLVSVGIKVLMLLVGRSLVSSGQLSIGSLLTFFLYQKPMSNNVKEISYGLGEMVSTVGVISKVFNYLDRKPKCKEAGDLAPEKLEGRITFSDVTFAYPSTPDKPALKSVSVELQPGKVTALVGPSGSGKTSCVSLLKRLYEPQEGQILLDGQPLHCYKHKYLHQKMALVSQNPVLFSGSVRYNIEYGLKDCDPEKVTESARKAKAEGLISKLDNEYDTDVGEGGRKLAVGLRQCIAIARALVREPQIIILDEGTSSLDVDVQYGVVQELLTCGKTVLMVTHQLKTVEKADHIIFMENGTVVEQGTHHDLMARKGRYHRLKQELFT; this is encoded by the exons ATGAGGGGGGTGACAGCCGGTGTGTTTGCCCTCCTGCTGTCGgacctgctgctgtggctggcGCTGTGGGCAGGGCTGGTGCTGCTGGAGTGCTCCAGTGGCGGAGGCCTGGCAGCTCTGTGGGCTCTCGGGGCCGTGAAGTGGCCGCTCCTCTACTCTGTCACTCGGCTGGTGGCTGATGGAGAGCCGCAGTGTGTGCTCCACAGGTTTGTagccctcctctgcctcctccctgcTGTGTTTCACAGTGGACGGATGCTTCTGGAGCCTGATGCCTCACTGCTTCCTGAGCCCGGGATGGTGCTCTTGGCTCTGATATCCTCCACACTTGCCTGTGTGCTGTGGGAAATATTCCTCCCCAGCGATGGAGGGATGAGAAAGGTTGATAAGAAACTCAGTGCCCGGGCGGTCCTGATCAGAGTGCTGAAATACTTCAGACCGGACATCCTCTACGTGATTGCAGCGTTTGCATTCCTCATTCTTGGTGTCATAT GTGACACGTTCATCCCATATTATCAAGGGAAGGTAGTTGATATGTTAAGCGGCCAAACTCTTGAAAGTGGTTTCTTTTTTGCAATCGGACAGCTGGCACTTGTCTCACTTGGAAG CGCGGTGTTCTCTTGCTTGAGAGGAAGCACGTTCATGTGGACCCTGTCGCGACTGAACAAGACAATGAAGCTCCTGCTGTTCCACAACCTGCTGCAGCAGGATGTCCACTTCTTCAAGGAGAACAGCCCCG GAAGTCTTGCCTCCCGGCTGGACTCGGATGTGGACAAGATGGGCCGCACAGTGGCACTGAACAGCAACGTGTTGGTTCGCAGCACCGTCAAAACAAGTCTTATGCTGATACTGATGCTGCGCCTGTCCTGGAAGCTCACTGTGCTCACCTGCGTTGAGATTCCTCTCTTGTTCTTCATGCAGAAGACGTACATCACCTTCAGCACG GAGCTGAAGAACCAGATACAAGACTGCCAAGCTCAGAATAAAAAGCTGGCTTCGCAAATTATCGAGGGAATCCGAACAGTCCGCAGCTTCAAAGCAGAGGAAGATGAAATGAAGCGGTATAACGTCGCGCTGGAGCACATGGGTAGTGTCAAGAGACGTACAGGAATCTACAGCTCAGTCTACTGCTTACTGCGGAGG CTGGTGAGTGTGGGGATAAAGGTCCTCATGCTGCTGGTCGGCCGCAGCCTGGTCTCCTCTGGTCAGCTCAGCATCGGCAGCCTCTTGACCTTTTTCTTGTACCAGAAGCCAATGTCAAACAATGTGAAG gAGATTTCGTATGGCCTTGGAGAGATGGTGAGCACAGTTGGTGTCATATCCAAGGTGTTCAACTATCTGGACAGAAAGCCAAAGTGTAAGGAGGCGGGAGATTTGGCTCCTGAGAAGCTGGAGGGAAGAATTACCTTTAGTGATGTAACCTTTGCTTACCCCTCAACTCCTGATAAACCAGCATTAAAG TCAGTTTCAGTGGAACTGCAGCCAGGGAAGGTGACGGCTCTTGTGGGTCCCTCTGGCAGCGGAAAGACTTCCTGCGTCAGCCTCCTGAAGAGGCTTTATGAACCTCAAGAGGGACAGATCCTGCTGGATGGACAGCCGCTGCACTGCTACAAACACAAATACCTCCATCAAAAG ATGGCCCTGGTGTCTCAGAACCCCGTGCTGTTCTCCGGCTCAGTGAGATACAACATAGAGTACGGCCTGAAGGACTGCGACCCAGAGAAGGTGACAGAGTCCGCAAGGAAGGCCAAAGCAGAAGGCCTTATCTCTAAACTGGACAACGAATATGACACAG ATGTTGGAGAAGGCGGGAGGAAGCTTGCGGTGGGACTGAGGCAGTGCATTGCCATTGCCAGAGCTCTGGTTCGAGAGCCGCAGATCATCATCCTGGACGAGGGTACTAGCAGCCTGGATGTTGACGTACAGTACGGC GTGGTGCAGGAGCTTCTGACGTGTGGGAAGACGGTGCTGATGGTGACCCATCAGCTGAAGACTGTGGAGAAGGCAGATCACATTATCTTCATGGAGAACGGGACGGTCGTGGAGCAGGGCACGCACCATGACCTCATGGCCAGAAAAGGACGCTATCATCGGCTGAAACAGGAGCTCTTCACTTGA